CACCGGTGAGGACCCGGCCCTTCGCGCACAGCTCAGGCGGATCGCCTCGACCCTGGGGCCGGAAACCCTTCACCGACACCTCGAGCGCATGGATCCCGCCTCCGCCAGGAGGATCTCGCCGAAGGACGTCTTTCGAACCATCCGCGCCATGGAGATCCAGATCAGAACCGGCCGGCCCGCCTCGTCCATCCTTTCCCCTTTTGAAAGGGCGCCCCTCGGCCTTCCCCATATAACGGTCGGGCTCATACGCGACCGAGAGGAACTTTACCGAAGGATCGACGAACGGGTGGACGGCATGCTCGCACAGGGATTCGTCGAAGAGGTGAAGTCCTTGCTCGCCCTTGGGTATTCCCCACGGCTCAAACCATTGCAGTCCCTGGGTTACCGGCATATTATCCGGTTTCTCCAAGGTGAATATAGTCTGGAAGAGGCAGTCTCGACCCTCAAAAGGGACACAAGACGTTACGCCAAACGTCAAATCACATGGTTTCGCGCGGACCCCGAGACCCGCTGGTTCCATCCAGACGAACTCATGGCCAAGGAACACATCTGGACGTGGATAAAGGGCGGTCGCAATCCAAGCTGAACATCCCCAATCTACTGACCATAGTCAGGATCGTCTGCGTGCCCATCCTCGTCATATGTCTCATGGAAGGACGCTTCGGCGAGGCCTTCATGGTGTTCGTGATCGGCGGGGTGAGCGATGCCCTGGACGGACTCCTGGCCCGCACGCTCCACCAGAAGACCCTCATCGGCGCCATCCTCGATCCTGTTGCCGACAAGCTCCTCCTCGACTCTACCTTCGTGGTGCTCGCGGCTATCAATACCATCCCTCGGTGGCTTGCCGTGGTCGTGATCAGCCGGGACGTGATCATTGTCGCTGGCGTGCTCATCCTCTTTCTCATTCGGGGCAGTGTCAAGATAAAACCCACCATCTCGAGCAAACTCACGACCCTTATCCAGCTCGGGACCGCCTTCACCGTCCTCCTTTCCCTCGAAACCGGGTGGTTCAGGGATCTCCTCCCGATCCTCCATGCAGCCACCGGGGCCATCACGGCGGTCTCCGGAGGCCAGTATCTGGCCATAGGATTCCGGCTCCTGAATGCGAACCCGGAAAGCTGAACCCTTGTAATTTTCAATAAGCCGACGTCAGGGATGTTTGTGGAGTAATGGGGCCAAAGACCGTTTTTCGAGGATCCTTCCCGATTATCCGCCTGTCGATCCTCGAAGGTCTCTGGATAATGCGAGAGCTTGGCGGATTTCATCCTGGATCGAGTCTATGGTGGAGAGGGGGTCGGCAGATGTGCTGATGGGGCGTCCGATCACCACATGGTCGGCACCATTTATGATCGCATCTTTTGCCGTGGCAATACGTTTCTGGTCGTCCTTTTCCACGTCGCGGTTAAGCCCAGGCCTGATTCCAGGGGTGACGATGATGAACCTGGAGCCGAAATCCGAGCGGAGCCTGGCTGCCTCCAGCGGAGATGACACAATGCCGTCGCACCCAAGGGCAAGCGCCTTCCTGGCCCTGATATAGACCAGATCCTCCACGCTTCCAGTAAATCCCATTTCCCGCATGTCGGACTCGTCAAAGCTGGTGAGAACCGTGACTGCAAGTATCTTCATGTCGTTCTTTTCCCTGACTGCGGCCTCGATGATCGGCTCATTGCCGTGGATCGTCGCAAAGGTCACGTCTCGGTCTTTCATCTGCCGAACAGCAAGCCTGACCGTCTCCGGTATGTCGAAAAACTTGAGATCCACCATGACCTTGTTCCCACGGCCGGCGATGTGATCAATGACATGCCACCATCCGGCAAGGAAGAGCTGTAGCCCTACCTTGAAGAATCTGATCTTGCCGTCCACCTTCTCGACCCAGCGTTTCGCCTCTTCGGGGTCAGAGAAGTCCAGGGCGAATATGATCCGTTCATTAAGGGGAATGGTTTTCATGTGGCGTGCCTGCTGTTTTTTGAACTATCATCACATATCCAGCGCGGTAATCGGCCCTGCTGAAATACGTCCGGAATATGACTAGATTTTCTCTGTGTCCTCTGTGCTCTCAGTGGTGAGATATAAGTCATTGGTTGCGGGTATCACATTGAGAGATCTATCTCTCGAATGACAAGTTCCGCCTGTTTCAGGTCTTCGGGGACATCGATCTCGACCCAAGGAAGTCCGGTAATGGAACACGACCAGACGGGCATGCGCCGGGCCAGTGCGTCGATGACTGAGAGATACCAGCGCCTCGTTCCTTCCGGCATCCTCATGGCGTCCTCAACCGCACGGACAAAAATGGACGGCCCCTCGCCCCGAAAAAGGATCATGCCGATGGACTCGGCCTGCACCTGCTCTGCGGGTATGTCCTTCCCTATGCGGACAAGGCGATCACCTTCAAGGCTCACCTTCATGTCGTCCTCGTCGTATGCGTCCTTGACGTTGACCGTGACCGTAATGGGATGGGGAGGCGATTCAAGGACCTTTCGCAGGATGGTCGGCGTAAATAGCGTATCCCCGTTGAGAAGAAGGAAGTCTTCATTCATTTCCCCCCGCACGATCCAGCAGGTTCCAAGGTTGTCGGATACGGCATAAAAGGGGTTGAAGACCGTCCTGACACTCCCCTTCCCATATCTTTTTTCCAGAAGCTGCTCCACCTTTCCGGCCTGATAGCCAAGCACCACGACCACGTCCTCGATGCCGCATCTTCTGATCACGTCGATCTGCCACTCGAGTATGGTCTTTCTCCCCAAAAGTATGGAACATTTTGGGATGTCCGCCGTAAGTGGAAGAAGGCGTTTCCCCTGCCCAGCGCTCAAAATAATGGCTTTCATTCTTGCTCTCCCAATTCCGATGCACGGGCATTGTACCAGCAAAATTCCCAGGATAAACCCAAATTATGCACCACTCGTCCAGGACGGGCGATCGGGCCACGAAATTGCCTACCCATCATGAAGGGAGCTTTTTCAGGTTAGGTTTGGCCGGGATGGGCCTATTTCGGGGATTTTTTGCAGGAATATCCCCTTTTGACGGTCCCGAAGCCGGAAATGTCCTATGTTTGGACAGGGACTCCCTGCAGGAACTTCTCGGGAACAGCGACGTATCCACCACTAACTATGGTCTATACGCCCAGGTGCTGAACAAGGGGCCTCTCCGCGACGTCAGCCCCATCAACATGCTCTGAGGTACGGAGACGGATCAAACATAGATTACCTGTCCCCCTTTTATACTCTCTTAACAGTGACTATCTTTTTTGCTTCTTGCTCATGAATACTGCAATGCAAGACCTGACCCAAATCATTCTCTCTTGATCCTGATCCAGACCCCCCTTCCCAAACTTTTTTC
This region of Deltaproteobacteria bacterium genomic DNA includes:
- the miaA gene encoding tRNA (adenosine(37)-N6)-dimethylallyltransferase MiaA — translated: MTPALPPAPFPIVSVVGPTAVGKTEVSMRLAREIRAEILGVDSIQVYRLLDIGSAKPSRKEREAVPHHLIDILDPDEPFDAALFLQKARRAIASILSRGNTVLLVGGTGLYLSALLKGLGPATGEDPALRAQLRRIASTLGPETLHRHLERMDPASARRISPKDVFRTIRAMEIQIRTGRPASSILSPFERAPLGLPHITVGLIRDREELYRRIDERVDGMLAQGFVEEVKSLLALGYSPRLKPLQSLGYRHIIRFLQGEYSLEEAVSTLKRDTRRYAKRQITWFRADPETRWFHPDELMAKEHIWTWIKGGRNPS
- a CDS encoding CDP-alcohol phosphatidyltransferase family protein yields the protein MNIPNLLTIVRIVCVPILVICLMEGRFGEAFMVFVIGGVSDALDGLLARTLHQKTLIGAILDPVADKLLLDSTFVVLAAINTIPRWLAVVVISRDVIIVAGVLILFLIRGSVKIKPTISSKLTTLIQLGTAFTVLLSLETGWFRDLLPILHAATGAITAVSGGQYLAIGFRLLNANPES
- the pyrF gene encoding orotidine-5'-phosphate decarboxylase, which produces MKTIPLNERIIFALDFSDPEEAKRWVEKVDGKIRFFKVGLQLFLAGWWHVIDHIAGRGNKVMVDLKFFDIPETVRLAVRQMKDRDVTFATIHGNEPIIEAAVREKNDMKILAVTVLTSFDESDMREMGFTGSVEDLVYIRARKALALGCDGIVSSPLEAARLRSDFGSRFIIVTPGIRPGLNRDVEKDDQKRIATAKDAIINGADHVVIGRPISTSADPLSTIDSIQDEIRQALALSRDLRGSTGG
- a CDS encoding phosphocholine cytidylyltransferase family protein encodes the protein MKAIILSAGQGKRLLPLTADIPKCSILLGRKTILEWQIDVIRRCGIEDVVVVLGYQAGKVEQLLEKRYGKGSVRTVFNPFYAVSDNLGTCWIVRGEMNEDFLLLNGDTLFTPTILRKVLESPPHPITVTVNVKDAYDEDDMKVSLEGDRLVRIGKDIPAEQVQAESIGMILFRGEGPSIFVRAVEDAMRMPEGTRRWYLSVIDALARRMPVWSCSITGLPWVEIDVPEDLKQAELVIREIDLSM